The Betta splendens chromosome 7, fBetSpl5.4, whole genome shotgun sequence genome includes a window with the following:
- the si:dkey-8e10.3 gene encoding serine/threonine-protein kinase SBK1, with translation MSARGGSLQIVPMLCRRLLQGFKAEHFIENEVKTQTDAHTACVTLRPCQTDLCSPRWAAMIELGLADGSLIDELMELTAQSLGQREIQEHFNVIKEIGRGKYGKVLLVTHRFRGTPMALKVMPKASTKLQGFLREYCISLHLSCHPCIVGLFGIAFQSHEHYCFAQELVIGKDLFAVIQPKVGIPESSVKRCVLQIASALEFIHSHGLVHRDVKPENILLLDNHCCQVKLADFGLAQKRGTLIRFITGTLPYMAPELCTMALLDGQEEVTAPPLSVEPSLDTWAFGVVIFCILTGYFPWERCSESDDFYQEFADWCKTEKRPEEEEEEEEEEEEEEEEEEEEEDVPPLWRRFTPEAMEMFAKLLAVDVEKRCTVGEVRAYVETDWLKKSEGQK, from the exons ATGTCAGCGAGAGGAGGGAGTCTGCAAATCGTTCCAATGCTCTGTCGGCGTCTCCTGCAGGGATTTAAAGCAGAGCACTTCATTGAAAATGAAGTCAAAACTCAAACAGACGCACATACAGCATGTGTGACGCTCAGGCCATGTCAAACTGATCTTTGTTCTCCACGCTGGGCAGCGATGATCGAGCTGGGCCTGGCTGACGGGAGCCTGATCGACGAGCTGATGGAACTGACGGCTCAAAGCCTCGGGCAGCGGGAGATCCAGGAGCACTTCAACGTCATCAAGGAGATCGGCCGGGGCAAATACGGCAAAGTGCTGCTGGTGACGCACCGCTTCAGGG GGACGCCCATGGCCTTGAAAGTGATGCCCAAAGCCTCCACTAAGCTGCAAGGCTTCCTTCGCGAGTACTGCATCTCTTTGCACCTTTCCTGCCACCCCTGCATCGTGGGCCTCTTTGGCATCGCCTTCCAGTCCCACGAGCACTACTGCTTTGCCCAGGAGCTGGTCATTGGGAAGGACCTGTTTGCTGTCATCCAGCCAAAG GTGGGCATCCCAGAGTCTTCAGTAAAACGCTGTGTCCTCCAGATCGCCAGCGCTTTGGAGTTCATCCACAGCCACGGCCTGGTCCACCGCGACGTCAAGCCAGAGAACATCCTCCTGCTGGACAACCACTGCTGCCAGGTCAAGCTGGCAGACTTCGGCCTGGCCCAGAAGAGAGGCACCCTCATACGTTTCATCACGGGCACGCTGCCCTACATGGCCCCAGAACTGTGCACCATGGCCCTGCTGGACGGCCAGGAGGAAGTGACGGCCCCTCCCCTGAGCGTGGAGCCCAGCCTGGACACCTGGGCCTTCGGAGTGGTTATCTTCTGCATCCTCACCGGTTACTTCCCCTGGGAGCGCTGCTCAGAGTCCGACGACTTCTACCAGGAGTTCGCTGACTGGTGCAAAACGGAGAAgaggcctgaggaggaggaggaggaggaggaggaggaggaggaggaggaggaggaggaggaggaggaggaggacgtccCTCCCCTGTGGAGACGGTTCACTCCCGAAGCCATGGAGATGTTTGCTAAGCTCCTGGCGGTGGACGTGGAGAAGAGATGCACAGTGGGGGAAGTGAGGGCGTACGTGGAGACGGACTGGCTTAAGAAGTCGGAGGGACAAAAGTAG
- the LOC114859339 gene encoding scavenger receptor cysteine-rich type 1 protein M130 isoform X2, whose translation MWFLVLLVCITGSGQVVQGKNWVVLKNSDNPSDPCEGHVQIYHNMTWGYAGDSGWNDLTEEVVCRSTRCGKPLEQPPEHIQMPPGSKVWLNEMKCTGKEQHLWECSLPGWGISKYPKQTVRKIKCSDRIGIALDGFRCAGAVQYSINKTLGYFCSEKWGQAEANRVCKSLGCGKSKGNSQPDWLAWKGFQSAKKATIDCSSIEKDIDHLWQCVTETSTTCKKPALVECEGHEKLQLSGDTSNACSGMLEIEANGKWERNGIKTSPDVWCQQMNCGIKRNHTQKSNGTEVNCSDKVKVQLVDDSSKPSNCYGRVSILLNGSDFSVCDTNWDSRAGEVVCRELGCGKVIVADKRTVTKPGIMDNVKCLGSESSLWHCQAKHDKLPRCSSSAYVVCEKSLDVRLKDGPGKCAGRMEIQYQGAWRKVKNEGWTESYSNFFCEQLKCGEKGRTAQAKEFSQGSSAFFPWKVQCETGASHISDCIKGPLKQDQSEWEAVGLICEDHKVVILEGSASCSGLVGIEHASRTYWLSGSNTTWNAATAELVCQQRHCGGVTQFGVISNSDMRRDVWNKSVTCSVNHTSLFECDENEAAPDHNETIANVTCSGHIAVKLSNGCWGHVNVSMGNQWGGVCTDAWGDAKSLRLCKDLGCGDKILTPISIPGGFPVILNSLHDTKQETKLSKCNIVKDEYNDCKKGAAYVICSGSVQTRITDARDSCSGNVEVFYGGQWLPVCGNALDSSTQDAICQEQECGQADKKIPYVGPKPANTLAISELSCPTGLKTCSVKSAQERCTLSGLQCSNWSKTTLRDTCSGDVMLYTHDDSRHDPGIWTEGRAHSLCNSLNCGNMETLWTNIKTNDSLPALRKTVIKCDDKPNVTLSGTCRGVVKISNIEVCSATWTEDHSHKVCQQLGCSNAVAGVAHVNSPSPNAEYYHVTCDSFHSEIGQCKRHKDKCNEKLVSVSCVNSIKFNTTHKCGGWLQVNYQDKKWEYVCPFDNPQRALMNMLCKAINCGNYNESIKSTSDLSKKLSKPLNAKIHYTEDYMNVSHCVLAQSCEKTTPARIFCNGYVSPVEVQNGPPVSIVSIMLGVGFVLILVILAIIFVRIWFIKKRGSTVKYPLRMHSQHEMEFESGEFEQIKDGEMESFSHNRFRSESEVIMENRLSASSLPYDDIDEVAQPLTAAGSSGGNNPHEEADGATYEVEDPHESYDDIDADPDVTQTRAEVHDGAHSEAEGPAAACHQAQQDGDYLVPGQDG comes from the exons ATGTGGTTCCTTGTTCTTCTCGTCTGCATCACTGGGAGTGGGCAGGTCGTTCAAG GTAAAAACTGGGTGGTTCTGAAGAATAGCGACAACCCCTCGGACCCGTGCGAAGGCCACGTTCAAATCTATCATAACATGACGTGGGGCTATGCAGGGGACAgcggctggaacgacctcacaGAGGAAGTGGTGTGTAGGAGCACTCGCTGTGGAAAACCCCTGGAGCAGCCCCCAGAACACATACAAATGCCCCCTGGTAGCAAAGTCTGGctcaatgaaatgaaatgcactGGAAAGGAGCAACATCTGTGGGAGTGTTCGCTACCTGGATGGGGCATCAGCAAATACCCAAAACAGACCGTGAGAAAGATCAAGTGCTCAG ATAGAATCGGCATAGCTCTGGATGGATTCCGATGCGCTGGAGCTGTCCAGTACTCCATCAATAAAACCTTAGGCTACTTCTGTTCTGAAAAATGGG GGCAAGCAGAAGCCAATCGTGTGTGTAAAAGCCTCGGGTGTGGTAAATCCAAAGGGAATTCTCAGCCGGACTGGTTGGCTTGGAAAGGATTCCAGTCCGCAAAAAAGGCGACGATTGATTGTTCAAGCATTGAAAAGGACATAGATCATTTGTGGCAGTGCGTAACTGAGACATCCACAACGTGCAAAAAGCCTGCTCTTGTCGAATGTGAAG GTCACGAAAAGCTACAGCTCAGCGGGGACACGTCCAACGCCTGCAGTGGAATGCTGGAAATAGAGGCAAATGGCAAATGGGAACGTAATGGCATAAAAACGAGTCCAGATGTTTGGTGCCAGCAAATGAACTGTGGTATCAAACGCAACCACACCCAGAAATCCAATGGCACCGAGGTGAACTGCTCAG ACAAAGTTAAGGTACAACTGGTGGATGATAGTTCCAAACCCTCCAATTGTTACGGTAGAGTTTCCATCTTACTGAATGGCTCAGacttttctgtgtgtgacaCCAACTGGGACTCTCGGGCCGGTGAAGTGGTTTGCCGGGAGCTAGGCTGCGGGAAA GTGATTGTCGCTGACAAGCGAACTGTCACCAAACCTGGAATAATGGACAACGTGAAATGTTTAGGCAGCGAGTCCTCGCTGTGGCACTGTCAGGCCAAACATGACAAGCTTCCCCggtgttcctcctctgcctaCGTAGTTTGTGAAA AGAGTCTGGACGTGAGGCTGAAGGATGGTCCTGGGAAATGTGCCGGGAGAATGGAGATCCAGTACCAGGGTGCCTGGAGGAAGGTCAAGAACGAAGGATGGACGGAAAGCTACTCCAATTTCTTCTGCGAGCAGCTGAAATGTGGAGAAAAAGGACGCACTGCGCAGGCTAAAGAGTTCAGCCAGGGTTCGAGTGCTTTCTTCCCTTGGAAGGTGCAATGTGAGACGGGCGCTTCCCACATATCTGACTGCATTAAAGGACCGTTGAAACAGGACCAAAGCGAGTGGGAGGCCGTGGGGCTAATTTGCGAGG ACCACAAGGTCGTAATTTTGGAAGGAAGCGCTTCCTGTTCCGGCCTGGTGGGAATAGAGCACGCCAGTAGAACCTACTGGCTCTCTGGCTCTAACACAACGTGGAACGCAGCCACAGCCGAGCTGGTGTGTCAGCAGAGGCACTGCGGCGGCGTAACGCAATTCGGCGTCATCTCTAACTCTGACATGCGACGAGACGTGTGGAATAAGTCTGTAACCTGCTCAGTCAATCATACATCGCTGTTCGAATGTGACGAAAACGAAGCGGCACCTGACCACAATGAAACTATTGCAAATGTAACATGTTCAG GCCACATTGCGGTCAAGCTGTCCAACGGATGCTGGGGGCACGTCAACGTCTCCATGGGCAACCAGTGGGGAGGCGTGTGCACAGACGCATGGGGCGATGCCAAGTCGCTGAGGCTGTGCAAAGACCTGGGATGTGGGGATAAAATATTGACCCCCATCTCGATCCCTGGGGGTTTTCCAGTGATTCTGAACAGCTTGCACGACACAAAACAAGAGACCAAACTGAGCAAGTGCAACATCGTTAAAGATGAGTACAATGACTGTAAGAAAGGCGCGGCCTACGTAATTTGCTCAG GCAGTGTCCAAACCAGGATCACCGATGCCAGAGACAGCTGTTCTGGGAACGTGGAGGTGTTCTATGGGGGACAGTGGCTTCCAGTGTGCGGAAATGCTCTCGACTCCAGCACCCAAGACGCCATCTGTCAGGAGCAGGAATGTGGTCAGGCCGACAAGAAGATCCCTTACGTGGGACCCAAGCCAGCAAACACTCTGGCAATATCAGAGCTGAGTTGTCCCACGGGTTTAAAAACGTGTAGCGTCAAGTCTGCACAAGAAAGGTGCACATTGTCTGGCCTCCAGTGCTCCA ACTGGAGCAAGACGACTCTCCGCGACACCTGTAGTGGAGACGTGATGCTTTACACGCATGACGACAGCCGCCATGACCCCGGTATCTGGACGGAAGGAAGGGCCCACAGTTTATGCAATAGTCTGAACTGTGGCAACATGGAGACGCTGTGGACGAACATCAAAACTAATGACAGCCTACCCGCCCTGCGCAAGACTGTCATCAAATGCGATG ACAAGCCCAATGTGACCCTGTCGGGGACGTGTCGGGGCGTCGTGAAGATAAGCAACATTGAGGTGTGCAGCGCTACCTGGACGGAGGACCATTCGCACAAGGTTTGCCAGCAGCTGGGCTGCAGCAACGCCGTCGCTGGTGTGGCTCATGTGAACTCCCCCAGCCCCAACGCTGAGTACTACCACGTCACGTGCGACAGCTTCCACTCGGAGATCGGCCAGTGCAAGAGACACAAGGACAAGTGTAATGAAAAGCTGGTGTCTGTTTCCTGCgtca ATAGCATCAAGTTCAATACCACACATAAGTGTGGAGGTTGGCTTCAAGTCAACTATCAGGATAAGAAATGGGAATATGTTTGTCCTTTCGACAATCCTCAACGGGCCTTAATGAACATGCTGTGTAAAGCTATTAATTGTGGAAATTACAATGAAAGCATAAAAAGCACCAGTGATCTGTCAAAAAAGTTATCAAAG CCCTTGAACGCAAAGATCCATTACACTGAAGACTACATGAACGTCAGCCACTGTGTCCTCGCTCAAAGTTGTGAAAAAACCACCCCGGCTCGCATTTTCTGCAACG GGTACGTGTCCCCGGTCGAAGTTCAAAATGGACCTCCTGTTTCCATAGTGTCAATCATGCTGGGAGTCGGATTCGTTCTGATCCTGGTGATACTGGCCATCATATTTGTACGAATTTGGTTTATCAAGAAACGCGGCAGTACCGTTAAATATCCCT TGAGAATGCATTCACAACACGAAATGGAGTTTGAAAGCGGAGAGTTTGAACAAATCAAAGACGGCGAAATGGAAAGCTTTTCCCACAACA GATTTAGATCGGAGTCTGAAGTCATCATGGAAAACAGGCTGAGTGCGTCCTCCTTGCCTTATGACGACATCGATGAAGTGGCTCAGCCTCTGACGGCAGCAGGTTCCTCAGGAGGCAACAACCCACACGAAGAAGCTG ACGGGGCGACCTACGAGGTGGAGGACCCGCACGAGAGCTACGACGACATCGACGCCGACCCAGACGTCACGCAGACCCGAGCTGAGGTCCACGACGGCGCCCACTCGGAGGCTGAAGGCCCTGCTGCAGCGTGTCACCAAGCGCAGCAGGACGGCGACTACCTAGTGCCAGGCCAAGATGGGTGA
- the LOC114859339 gene encoding scavenger receptor cysteine-rich type 1 protein M130 isoform X1, whose amino-acid sequence MWFLVLLVCITGSGQVVQGKNWVVLKNSDNPSDPCEGHVQIYHNMTWGYAGDSGWNDLTEEVVCRSTRCGKPLEQPPEHIQMPPGSKVWLNEMKCTGKEQHLWECSLPGWGISKYPKQTVRKIKCSDRIGIALDGFRCAGAVQYSINKTLGYFCSEKWGQAEANRVCKSLGCGKSKGNSQPDWLAWKGFQSAKKATIDCSSIEKDIDHLWQCVTETSTTCKKPALVECEGHEKLQLSGDTSNACSGMLEIEANGKWERNGIKTSPDVWCQQMNCGIKRNHTQKSNGTEVNCSDKVKVQLVDDSSKPSNCYGRVSILLNGSDFSVCDTNWDSRAGEVVCRELGCGKVIVADKRTVTKPGIMDNVKCLGSESSLWHCQAKHDKLPRCSSSAYVVCEKSLDVRLKDGPGKCAGRMEIQYQGAWRKVKNEGWTESYSNFFCEQLKCGEKGRTAQAKEFSQGSSAFFPWKVQCETGASHISDCIKGPLKQDQSEWEAVGLICEDHKVVILEGSASCSGLVGIEHASRTYWLSGSNTTWNAATAELVCQQRHCGGVTQFGVISNSDMRRDVWNKSVTCSVNHTSLFECDENEAAPDHNETIANVTCSGHIAVKLSNGCWGHVNVSMGNQWGGVCTDAWGDAKSLRLCKDLGCGDKILTPISIPGGFPVILNSLHDTKQETKLSKCNIVKDEYNDCKKGAAYVICSGSVQTRITDARDSCSGNVEVFYGGQWLPVCGNALDSSTQDAICQEQECGQADKKIPYVGPKPANTLAISELSCPTGLKTCSVKSAQERCTLSGLQCSNWSKTTLRDTCSGDVMLYTHDDSRHDPGIWTEGRAHSLCNSLNCGNMETLWTNIKTNDSLPALRKTVIKCDDKPNVTLSGTCRGVVKISNIEVCSATWTEDHSHKVCQQLGCSNAVAGVAHVNSPSPNAEYYHVTCDSFHSEIGQCKRHKDKCNEKLVSVSCVNSIKFNTTHKCGGWLQVNYQDKKWEYVCPFDNPQRALMNMLCKAINCGNYNESIKSTSDLSKKLSKPLNAKIHYTEDYMNVSHCVLAQSCEKTTPARIFCNGYVSPVEVQNGPPVSIVSIMLGVGFVLILVILAIIFVRIWFIKKRGSTVKYPLRMHSQHEMEFESGEFEQIKDGEMESFSHNRFRSESEVIMENRLSASSLPYDDIDEVAQPLTAAGSSGGNNPHEEAGKLHLHVVSTHKHKQQPERPLLQHTAIWLPTDGATYEVEDPHESYDDIDADPDVTQTRAEVHDGAHSEAEGPAAACHQAQQDGDYLVPGQDG is encoded by the exons ATGTGGTTCCTTGTTCTTCTCGTCTGCATCACTGGGAGTGGGCAGGTCGTTCAAG GTAAAAACTGGGTGGTTCTGAAGAATAGCGACAACCCCTCGGACCCGTGCGAAGGCCACGTTCAAATCTATCATAACATGACGTGGGGCTATGCAGGGGACAgcggctggaacgacctcacaGAGGAAGTGGTGTGTAGGAGCACTCGCTGTGGAAAACCCCTGGAGCAGCCCCCAGAACACATACAAATGCCCCCTGGTAGCAAAGTCTGGctcaatgaaatgaaatgcactGGAAAGGAGCAACATCTGTGGGAGTGTTCGCTACCTGGATGGGGCATCAGCAAATACCCAAAACAGACCGTGAGAAAGATCAAGTGCTCAG ATAGAATCGGCATAGCTCTGGATGGATTCCGATGCGCTGGAGCTGTCCAGTACTCCATCAATAAAACCTTAGGCTACTTCTGTTCTGAAAAATGGG GGCAAGCAGAAGCCAATCGTGTGTGTAAAAGCCTCGGGTGTGGTAAATCCAAAGGGAATTCTCAGCCGGACTGGTTGGCTTGGAAAGGATTCCAGTCCGCAAAAAAGGCGACGATTGATTGTTCAAGCATTGAAAAGGACATAGATCATTTGTGGCAGTGCGTAACTGAGACATCCACAACGTGCAAAAAGCCTGCTCTTGTCGAATGTGAAG GTCACGAAAAGCTACAGCTCAGCGGGGACACGTCCAACGCCTGCAGTGGAATGCTGGAAATAGAGGCAAATGGCAAATGGGAACGTAATGGCATAAAAACGAGTCCAGATGTTTGGTGCCAGCAAATGAACTGTGGTATCAAACGCAACCACACCCAGAAATCCAATGGCACCGAGGTGAACTGCTCAG ACAAAGTTAAGGTACAACTGGTGGATGATAGTTCCAAACCCTCCAATTGTTACGGTAGAGTTTCCATCTTACTGAATGGCTCAGacttttctgtgtgtgacaCCAACTGGGACTCTCGGGCCGGTGAAGTGGTTTGCCGGGAGCTAGGCTGCGGGAAA GTGATTGTCGCTGACAAGCGAACTGTCACCAAACCTGGAATAATGGACAACGTGAAATGTTTAGGCAGCGAGTCCTCGCTGTGGCACTGTCAGGCCAAACATGACAAGCTTCCCCggtgttcctcctctgcctaCGTAGTTTGTGAAA AGAGTCTGGACGTGAGGCTGAAGGATGGTCCTGGGAAATGTGCCGGGAGAATGGAGATCCAGTACCAGGGTGCCTGGAGGAAGGTCAAGAACGAAGGATGGACGGAAAGCTACTCCAATTTCTTCTGCGAGCAGCTGAAATGTGGAGAAAAAGGACGCACTGCGCAGGCTAAAGAGTTCAGCCAGGGTTCGAGTGCTTTCTTCCCTTGGAAGGTGCAATGTGAGACGGGCGCTTCCCACATATCTGACTGCATTAAAGGACCGTTGAAACAGGACCAAAGCGAGTGGGAGGCCGTGGGGCTAATTTGCGAGG ACCACAAGGTCGTAATTTTGGAAGGAAGCGCTTCCTGTTCCGGCCTGGTGGGAATAGAGCACGCCAGTAGAACCTACTGGCTCTCTGGCTCTAACACAACGTGGAACGCAGCCACAGCCGAGCTGGTGTGTCAGCAGAGGCACTGCGGCGGCGTAACGCAATTCGGCGTCATCTCTAACTCTGACATGCGACGAGACGTGTGGAATAAGTCTGTAACCTGCTCAGTCAATCATACATCGCTGTTCGAATGTGACGAAAACGAAGCGGCACCTGACCACAATGAAACTATTGCAAATGTAACATGTTCAG GCCACATTGCGGTCAAGCTGTCCAACGGATGCTGGGGGCACGTCAACGTCTCCATGGGCAACCAGTGGGGAGGCGTGTGCACAGACGCATGGGGCGATGCCAAGTCGCTGAGGCTGTGCAAAGACCTGGGATGTGGGGATAAAATATTGACCCCCATCTCGATCCCTGGGGGTTTTCCAGTGATTCTGAACAGCTTGCACGACACAAAACAAGAGACCAAACTGAGCAAGTGCAACATCGTTAAAGATGAGTACAATGACTGTAAGAAAGGCGCGGCCTACGTAATTTGCTCAG GCAGTGTCCAAACCAGGATCACCGATGCCAGAGACAGCTGTTCTGGGAACGTGGAGGTGTTCTATGGGGGACAGTGGCTTCCAGTGTGCGGAAATGCTCTCGACTCCAGCACCCAAGACGCCATCTGTCAGGAGCAGGAATGTGGTCAGGCCGACAAGAAGATCCCTTACGTGGGACCCAAGCCAGCAAACACTCTGGCAATATCAGAGCTGAGTTGTCCCACGGGTTTAAAAACGTGTAGCGTCAAGTCTGCACAAGAAAGGTGCACATTGTCTGGCCTCCAGTGCTCCA ACTGGAGCAAGACGACTCTCCGCGACACCTGTAGTGGAGACGTGATGCTTTACACGCATGACGACAGCCGCCATGACCCCGGTATCTGGACGGAAGGAAGGGCCCACAGTTTATGCAATAGTCTGAACTGTGGCAACATGGAGACGCTGTGGACGAACATCAAAACTAATGACAGCCTACCCGCCCTGCGCAAGACTGTCATCAAATGCGATG ACAAGCCCAATGTGACCCTGTCGGGGACGTGTCGGGGCGTCGTGAAGATAAGCAACATTGAGGTGTGCAGCGCTACCTGGACGGAGGACCATTCGCACAAGGTTTGCCAGCAGCTGGGCTGCAGCAACGCCGTCGCTGGTGTGGCTCATGTGAACTCCCCCAGCCCCAACGCTGAGTACTACCACGTCACGTGCGACAGCTTCCACTCGGAGATCGGCCAGTGCAAGAGACACAAGGACAAGTGTAATGAAAAGCTGGTGTCTGTTTCCTGCgtca ATAGCATCAAGTTCAATACCACACATAAGTGTGGAGGTTGGCTTCAAGTCAACTATCAGGATAAGAAATGGGAATATGTTTGTCCTTTCGACAATCCTCAACGGGCCTTAATGAACATGCTGTGTAAAGCTATTAATTGTGGAAATTACAATGAAAGCATAAAAAGCACCAGTGATCTGTCAAAAAAGTTATCAAAG CCCTTGAACGCAAAGATCCATTACACTGAAGACTACATGAACGTCAGCCACTGTGTCCTCGCTCAAAGTTGTGAAAAAACCACCCCGGCTCGCATTTTCTGCAACG GGTACGTGTCCCCGGTCGAAGTTCAAAATGGACCTCCTGTTTCCATAGTGTCAATCATGCTGGGAGTCGGATTCGTTCTGATCCTGGTGATACTGGCCATCATATTTGTACGAATTTGGTTTATCAAGAAACGCGGCAGTACCGTTAAATATCCCT TGAGAATGCATTCACAACACGAAATGGAGTTTGAAAGCGGAGAGTTTGAACAAATCAAAGACGGCGAAATGGAAAGCTTTTCCCACAACA GATTTAGATCGGAGTCTGAAGTCATCATGGAAAACAGGCTGAGTGCGTCCTCCTTGCCTTATGACGACATCGATGAAGTGGCTCAGCCTCTGACGGCAGCAGGTTCCTCAGGAGGCAACAACCCACACGAAGAAGCTGGAAAGTTGCACCTTCACGTTGTTTCCAcccataaacacaaacaacagcctGAAAGACCCTTGCTTCAACATACGGCTATTTGGCTCCCAACAGACGGGGCGACCTACGAGGTGGAGGACCCGCACGAGAGCTACGACGACATCGACGCCGACCCAGACGTCACGCAGACCCGAGCTGAGGTCCACGACGGCGCCCACTCGGAGGCTGAAGGCCCTGCTGCAGCGTGTCACCAAGCGCAGCAGGACGGCGACTACCTAGTGCCAGGCCAAGATGGGTGA